A genomic stretch from Gopherus flavomarginatus isolate rGopFla2 chromosome 3, rGopFla2.mat.asm, whole genome shotgun sequence includes:
- the LOC127047921 gene encoding C-X-C motif chemokine 10-like encodes MKGTWAVVLCSLLLIAAEIQGQLTFGKGRCICTGKGSDFIQRKALGKMEVIPKSSSCDHVEIIATMNPTGEQICLNPNSKWVQKMVTALIKNRSSQSTHGKEKS; translated from the exons ATGAAGGGAACCTGGGCTGTTGTCCTTTGTTCGCTGCTCTTGATTGCAGCTGAAATTCAAG GGCAGTTGACCTTTGGAAAAGGACGTTGCATCTGCACAGGGAAAGGTTCTGATTTCATTCAGCGAAAAGCCTTAGGAAAAATGGAAGTGATTCCCAAGAGCTCTTCCTGTGATCATGTTGAGATCAT TGCGACAATGAATCCCACTGGAGAGCAAATATGTTTGAATCCTAATTCCAAATGGGTACAGAAGATGGTGACAGCCCTCATCAAGAACAG GTCTTCACAAAGCACTCACGGAAAGGAGAAGAGCTAA
- the LOC127047920 gene encoding C-X-C motif chemokine 10-like isoform X1, with product MKGTWAVVLCSLFLIAAEIQGQLTYGKGRCSCIDKGSDFIQQKALGKIEVIPKSSSCDHVEIIATLKPTGEQRCLNPNSKWVRKMVTALVKKRSSQSTHL from the exons ATGAAGGGAACCTGGGCTGTCGTCCTTTGTTCCTTGTTCCTGATTGCAGCTGAAATTCAAG GGCAGTTGACCTATGGAAAAGGACGTTGCAGCTGCATAGACAAAGGTTCTGATTTCATTCAGCAAAAAGCCTTAGGAAAAATAGAAGTGATTCCCAAGAGCTCTTCCTGTGACCATGTTGAGATCAT TGCGACTTTGAAGCCCACTGGAGAGCAAAGATGCTTGAACCCTAATTCCAAATGGGTTCGGAAGATGGTGACAGCCCTCGTCAAGAAAAG GTCTTCACAAAGCACTCACCTGTAA